A single genomic interval of Melitaea cinxia chromosome 18, ilMelCinx1.1, whole genome shotgun sequence harbors:
- the LOC123662548 gene encoding uncharacterized protein LOC123662548 isoform X2, whose product MYSHAIGLRQIMKRYSFHTVPLVLMGATFAGVANGVQHFRAKDDIFNYFIGGVACGPILAYYLGSYHAVLLGGLGLGVIGMIKKNAIENNYTLFPVIQGHMGTVRSWRNDYTFSPDPRDSLQHTCGSDK is encoded by the exons ATGTACTCTCACGCTATTGGTTTACGGCAGATAATGAAACG GTACTCCTTCCATACTGTTCCTCTTGTCCTGATGGGAGCGACATTTGCTGGAGTTGCTAATGGCGTTCAACATTTTAGAGCTAAAGATGATATTTTCAACTATTTCAttg gtGGCGTTGCGTGTGGACCAATTTTAGCATACTATCTAGGATCGTATCATGCAGTGCTGCTGGGAGGTTTAGGTCTTGGAGTTATCGGAATGATTAAGAAGAATGCTATCGAGAATAATTACACTCTCTTCCCCGTCATACAAGGGCATATGGGAACGGTTCGAAGTTGGAGGAACGACTATACCTTCAGCCCAGATCCTAGGGACT CTCTTCAACACACGTGCGGAAGTGATAAATAG
- the LOC123662548 gene encoding uncharacterized protein LOC123662548 isoform X3 — MGATFAGVANGVQHFRAKDDIFNYFIGGVACGPILAYYLGSYHAVLLGGLGLGVIGMIKKNAIENNYTLFPVIQGHMGTVRSWRNDYTFSPDPRDSLQHTCGSDK, encoded by the exons ATGGGAGCGACATTTGCTGGAGTTGCTAATGGCGTTCAACATTTTAGAGCTAAAGATGATATTTTCAACTATTTCAttg gtGGCGTTGCGTGTGGACCAATTTTAGCATACTATCTAGGATCGTATCATGCAGTGCTGCTGGGAGGTTTAGGTCTTGGAGTTATCGGAATGATTAAGAAGAATGCTATCGAGAATAATTACACTCTCTTCCCCGTCATACAAGGGCATATGGGAACGGTTCGAAGTTGGAGGAACGACTATACCTTCAGCCCAGATCCTAGGGACT CTCTTCAACACACGTGCGGAAGTGATAAATAG